One part of the Vicia villosa cultivar HV-30 ecotype Madison, WI linkage group LG6, Vvil1.0, whole genome shotgun sequence genome encodes these proteins:
- the LOC131612992 gene encoding zinc finger protein GAI-ASSOCIATED FACTOR 1-like translates to MSNISGDEGSFSSGNNGEEQVLNNLNDSSSGPSAASNSNGSSNQQQAKKKRNLPGTPDPSAEVVALSPTTLMATNRFVCEICNKGFQRDQNLQLHRRGHNLPWKLRQRTSTEVKKKVYVCPESSCVHHNPARALGDLTGIKKHYSRKHGEKKWKCDKCSKRYAVQSDWKAHQKTCGTREYKCDCGTIFSRRDSFITHRAFCDALTEENHRVNQGLTSGMPPNLQNQMHDPISTMPLKTISSISSELINDSLKSPTQEHVPIQFRSTNATNACGGMFSTSAGALFGGPKTLPPSSSSLQLSSSSNSYNYFNDSKIGGLISGSVQMSATALLQKAAQMGATASNSVNSSMMQKSFVSSMISPNHDHVSGSIMMQHNQNQNQPSYEQFNPLLHHNDLSNMAGVSGGGAFTNQLFQKEQQEISLLFDNNANDMGMFGQGLMKNVAQEVSDVARVHDFLGIGGSNSSLHEPQQHRLEIMNDFHHHHNHHLPHQDSPMEKSIWDD, encoded by the exons atgtcaaatatttcagGTGATGAAGGAAGCTTCTCCTCAGGAAACAATGGTGAAGAACAGGTTCTAAATAATCTCAATGATTCAAGTTCAGGACCATCTGCTGCTTCTAATAGCAATGGTTCCAGTAATCAACAACAAGccaagaagaaaagaaatcttCCTGGCACACCAG ATCCGAGTGCTGAAGTTGTAGCTTTATCACCAACAACATTAATGGCGACAAATAGATTTGTGTGTGAGATATGCAACAAAGGCTTCCAAAGAGATCAAAATCTTCAGTTACACCGTAGAGGTCACAATCTTCCATGGAAACTTAGGCAGAGAACAAGCACAGAAGTGAAGAAAAAGGTGTATGTGTGTCCCGAATCTTCGTGTGTCCACCATAACCCCGCTCGCGCGTTAGGCGACCTTACTGGTATCAAAAAACATTATAGCCGCAAACACGGTGAGAAGAAATGGAAATGTGATAAGTGCTCTAAAAGATATGCTGTTCAATCTGATTGGAAAGCACATCAGAAAACTTGTGGCACAAGGGAATACAAATGTGATTGTGGAACCATATTTTCTAG GAGAGACAGTTTTATAACTCATAGAGCTTTCTGTGATGCATTAACTGAAGAAAACCACAGAGTGAACCAAGGATTAACTAGTGGCATGCCACCAAACTTACAAAATCAAATGCATGATCCAATCTCTACTATGCCACTAAAAACTATTTCCAGCATTTCATCGGAATTAATCAACGACTCGCTGAAATCGCCAACTCAAGAACATGTTCCAATACAATTCAGATCAACCAATGCAACCAATGCATGTGGTGGCATGTTTTCAACAAGTGCAGGTGCGCTTTTCGGTGGTCCGAAAACCTTACCTCCCTCTTCTTCATCTCTTCAACTCAGTTCAAGTTCCAATAGCTACAATTACTTCAACGATAGCAAAATCGGAGGACTAATTTCTGGCTCGGTTCAAATGTCGGCTACGGCTTTGTTACAAAAAGCAGCACAGATGGGTGCTACTGCAAGCAATAGTGTTAACTCTTCCATGATGCAGAAAAGCTTTGTTAGTAGTATGATTAGTCCTAATCATGATCATGTTTCTGGTTCCATCATGATGCAGCAtaaccaaaatcaaaatcaacCCTCTTATGAACAATTCAATCCACTACTACACCACAATGATTTATCTAACATGGCTGGTGTTAGTGGTGGTGGAGCATTTACCAACCAACTGTTTCAAAAAGAACAGCAAGAAATTTCATTACTGTTTGATAATAATGCTAATGACATGGGAATGTTTGGCCAAGGATTGATGAAAAATGTGGCACAAGAGGTTAGTGATGTGGCAAGAGTGCATGATTTCTTGGGAATTGGAGGTTCAAATTCAAGTCTGCATGAACCACAACAACATAGGTTGGAAATTATGAATgatttccatcatcatcataatcatcatcttcCACATCAGGATTCACCTATGGAGAAATCAATTTGGGATGATTGA
- the LOC131615163 gene encoding potassium transporter 5-like: protein MGVEEDAVVVNMDTVEKTQSRKYKRNDSLELEARTPAHARDPKGESTALMLQLAFQSLGIVYGDIGTSPLYVFSSVFPEGIKDNDDILGVFSLIFYTLTLIPFLKYVFFVLRATDNGDGGTFALYSLVCRYAKVGLLPNKQIEDTEVSNYQLKLPNRREMRASKLKIMLESSHFMKIFLLSATLLGTSMVIGDGVLTPCISVLSAVGGIKEAASSITENQIVLISVIILIGLFMVQRFGTDKVGYSFAPIICIWFALIACIGLYNFIKHDPLVIKALNPKYIVDYFARNKTDAWISLGGIVLCTTGAEALFADVGHFSVRSIQISMCCVTYPSLILAYAGQAAFLRKNNDLVSATFYKSIPASMYWPMFVVAVLAAIIASQAMISGTFSIIQQSLSLGCFPRVQIVHTSEKYEGQVYIPEVNYILMIACIAITVGFKNTTQIGNAYGIAVVFVMALTSAFLILIMVLIWNTHIVLVIAYALIIGSVELIYLSSVLYKFDQGGYLPLAFAFFLMFIMFVWNNVFRKKYCYEHDHKISQEKLREIACDTSLSRLPGLGMFYSELVQGIPPIFRHFVANVPALHSVLVFVCIKSLPISKVAKEERFLFRRVQPKELNVFRCVVRYGYTDARNEQEPFEKLMLDRLKEFIVNENYCSRQDSDDEAKVQEAAQKEIDIIEQAARAGVVHLMGENEVVARKGAGMWRRFLIDYSYNFLKKNLRESERIFDIPQQRMVKVGMTYEL from the exons ATGGGTGTAGAAGAAGACGCGGTAGTTGTGAACATGGACACTGTAGAAAAGACACAATCCAGAAAGTATAAGAGAAATGATTCTCTTGAattggaagctcgaaccccggctCACGCGCGTGACCCGAAA GGAGAATCAACTGCCTTAATGCTACAACTGGCGTTTCAAAGTCTCGGAATAGTTTACGGAGACATTGGAACCTCACCGTTGTATGTGTTTTCAAGCGTCTTCCCTGAGGGTATAAAGGACAACGATGATATCTTGGGTGTTTTCTCTTTAATCTTTTACACGCTCACTCTCATTCCTTTTCTCAAGTATGTGTTCTTCGTGCTAAGGGCAACGGATAACGGCGATG GTGGAACGTTTGCTTTGTATTCTCTGGTATGCCGTTACGCCAAAGTGGGACTTCTTCCGAATAAACAAATAGAGGACACAGAGGTGTCTAATTACCAGCTGAAATTGCCAAACCGCCGTGAAATGAGAGCGTCGAAGCTTAAAATTATGCTTGAGAGCAGTCACTTTATGAAGATCTTCCTCTTATCTGCTACTTTGCTGGGAACTTCCATGGTTATCGGCGACGGTGTTCTCACCCCTTGTATATCTG TATTATCCGCCGTGGGAGGGATCAAGGAAGCTGCTAGCAGTATAACTGAGA ATCAAATTGTGCTGATATCAGTGATAATCTTGATTGGTCTTTTCATGGTTCAGAGATTTGGAACTGATAAAGTAGGTTACAGTTTCGCTCCCATAATCTGTATATGGTTTGCTCTCATTGCCTGTATTGGCCTGTACAATTTCATCAAGCATGATCCATTAGTTATAAAAGCGTTAAATCCAAAATACATAGTAGATTATTTCGCCAGGAATAAAACAGATGCTTGGATTTCTCTTGGTGGCATTGTCCTCTGCACAACAG GAGCTGAAGCATTATTTGCTGATGTTGGACATTTCTCAGTTCGGTCTATCCAAATAAGTATGTGTTGTGTTACTTATCCTTCTCTCATTTTGGCTTATGCTGGACAAGCCGCATTTCTTCGCAAAAACAATGATCTTGTTAGTGCCACATTCTATAAGTCCATACCAG CCTCTATGTATTGGCCAATGTTTGTGGTCGCTGTTTTGGCAGCGATTATAGCTTCTCAAGCCATGATCTCAGGGACTTTTTCTATAATCCAACAGTCTCTATCATTGGGATGTTTCCCTCGCGTGCAGATTGTGCATACATCAGAGAAGTATGAAGGACAAGTTTATATTCCAGAGGTTAATTACATCCTCATGATTGCTTGTATTGCCATCACTGTTGGTTTTAAAAACACAACACAAATTGGCAATGCCTATG GGATAGCAGTGGTGTTTGTGATGGCACTAACATCTGCTTTTCTCATACTAATCATGGTCTTGATATGGAACACTCACATAGTACTGGTCATCGCCTACGCTCTCATCATTGGTTCAGTGGAGCTTATTTATTTAAGTTCAGTTTTATACAAATTTGATCAAGGAGGTTATCTTCCTCTTGCATTTGCCTTCTTTCTAATGTTCATCATGTTTGTTTGGAACAACGTGTTTCGGAAGAAATACTGTTACGAACACGACCACAAGATTTCTCAAGAGAAACTCAGAGAGATTGCTTGTGACACAAGTTTAAGTCGATTACCtggtcttggaatgttttacTCAGAGCTTGTTCAAGGCATTCCACCAATTTTCAGGCATTTTGTTGCGAATGTACCCGCACTTCACTCTGTACTTGTCTTTGTTTGTATCAAATCTTTGCCTATAAGTAAAGTCGCAAAAGAAGAAAGGTTTCTCTTTCGCCGAGTACAGCCTAAAGAGCTCAATGTATTCCGATGCGTAGTTAGATATGGATACACAGATGCCCGCAACGAGCAAGAGCCTTTCGAGAAGCTAATGCTTGACAGGTTAAAGGAGTTTATTGTTAATGAAAATTATTGTTCTCGACAAGATAGTGATGATGAAGCTAAAGTACAAGAGGCAGCTCAGAAAGAGATTGATATAATTGAACAAGCAGCCAGGGCTGGTGTTGTTCACTTGATGGGTGAAAATGAGGTGGTTGCTAGGAAAGGAGCTGGCATGTGGAGGAGGTTTTTGATTGATTATTCTTacaattttttgaagaaaaacttGAGGGAGAGTGAAAGAATATTTGATATTCCTCAACAACGAATGGTCAAAGTGGGAATGACTTATGAACTATAA